In candidate division KSB1 bacterium, a single genomic region encodes these proteins:
- a CDS encoding D-tyrosyl-tRNA(Tyr) deacylase gives MKLVLQRVSSAAVDVDGRRVGEIGPGLLVLLGVEQGDTETELEWCAQKTAGMRIFPDDDHKLNRSVIEAGGSVLVISQFTLLGDVQRGRRPSFVRAAPPEFANPLYERFCARLREMGLSVATGIFAAKMSVALVNEGPVTIIVERPPGGAPELE, from the coding sequence CTGAAGCTGGTGCTGCAACGCGTCTCCAGCGCGGCCGTCGATGTGGACGGCCGGCGCGTCGGCGAAATCGGACCGGGTCTGCTCGTGCTGCTGGGGGTCGAGCAAGGCGATACGGAAACGGAGTTGGAGTGGTGCGCACAGAAAACCGCGGGCATGCGCATCTTCCCCGATGACGATCACAAGCTGAACCGTAGTGTGATCGAAGCGGGGGGGAGCGTCCTGGTCATCAGCCAGTTTACCTTGCTCGGAGATGTGCAGCGCGGCCGCAGACCGAGCTTCGTCCGGGCCGCCCCGCCGGAGTTCGCCAATCCGCTGTACGAGCGCTTTTGCGCACGACTGCGCGAGATGGGGCTGAGCGTCGCCACCGGTATTTTCGCCGCCAAAATGTCGGTGGCGTTGGTCAACGAAGGACCCGTAACGATCATCGTTGAACGCCCGCCCGGTGGCGCGCCGGAGCTTGAATAG
- a CDS encoding riboflavin synthase — translation MFTGIVEATGRIAEIRVTAGGKNLRIEAPGVVTLLPLGGSIAVNGCCVTSTESDGRAFRCDLMRLTLDRTNLGGLEVGDIVNLERPLRLGDELGGHIVQGHVEGVATVVKVLDTVEDRRITLRLPPQLSKYVIQTGSIALDGVSMTAADIEGDVLTVGVIPHTWDATNFSRWRSGTRVNIETDLLAKHIEKLLASGAAPVGLRGASAVAKAGSDD, via the coding sequence ATGTTTACGGGAATCGTTGAAGCAACGGGCCGGATCGCGGAGATCCGCGTCACCGCCGGGGGCAAAAACCTGCGGATTGAAGCGCCGGGCGTGGTCACGCTGCTCCCGCTCGGAGGCAGCATCGCCGTGAACGGCTGCTGTGTCACGTCAACGGAATCCGACGGACGCGCATTCCGCTGCGACTTGATGCGGCTCACGCTGGACCGCACGAATCTCGGCGGGCTCGAGGTCGGCGACATCGTCAATCTCGAACGACCGTTGCGACTCGGCGACGAACTCGGCGGGCACATTGTCCAAGGCCACGTCGAAGGCGTCGCCACCGTGGTCAAGGTCCTGGACACCGTGGAGGACCGACGCATCACGCTACGGCTGCCGCCGCAGCTCAGCAAATATGTGATCCAAACCGGATCGATCGCGCTGGACGGCGTCTCCATGACCGCGGCCGATATCGAAGGCGATGTCCTGACGGTCGGAGTGATTCCGCATACCTGGGATGCGACAAATTTTTCGCGTTGGCGATCGGGAACCCGTGTGAATATCGAGACCGATTTGCTCGCGAAACACATCGAAAAGCTGCTGGCGTCCGGCGCGGCGCCCGTGGGGCTACGCGGCGCGAGTGCCGTGGCGAAAGCGGGGAGTGACGATTGA
- a CDS encoding bifunctional 3,4-dihydroxy-2-butanone-4-phosphate synthase/GTP cyclohydrolase II, which yields MLDSIRDGLNEIAAGKMVIVVDDEDRENEGDLIMATQFVTPDSVNFMAKHGRGMICVCVTDERADELNLHPMVAQNTSLRGTGFTVSIDYLHGTTTGISAYDRAKTLKAVVDPRTKPEDFARPGHIHPLRARAGGVLERTGQTEASVDLARLAGAYPSGTLCEIMRDDGTMMRRPELRQFADRYGLKLVSVADLIRYRTERERFVEERVHVYFPTAHGTFTLVHFEDVYAGKDHLAIVKGELPLKPSALVRVHSECLTGDVFGSARCDCGAQLVAAMSAIEREGAGAVIYLRQEGRGIGLGPKLLAYKLQDEGLDTVEANLKLGFKADLRSYGAASQILRALGTTTVRLMTNNPKKVEELEAHGVRVTERVPLVVNATDINRQYLLTKRDKMGHLIHFDS from the coding sequence ATACTGGACTCGATTCGCGATGGGCTGAATGAGATCGCCGCGGGCAAGATGGTAATTGTCGTCGATGACGAAGATCGCGAGAATGAAGGCGATTTGATCATGGCGACACAATTTGTCACTCCCGATTCGGTCAACTTCATGGCCAAGCACGGACGCGGAATGATCTGCGTCTGCGTGACGGACGAACGCGCCGACGAACTGAATCTGCACCCGATGGTCGCGCAGAATACCTCCCTGCGCGGAACCGGCTTCACGGTTTCGATCGACTATCTGCACGGCACGACCACGGGCATTTCGGCCTACGACCGCGCCAAGACGCTGAAAGCCGTGGTGGACCCGCGGACCAAACCGGAAGATTTCGCCCGACCCGGACATATTCACCCGCTGCGCGCGCGCGCCGGCGGCGTGCTCGAACGAACCGGCCAGACCGAAGCCTCCGTCGATCTGGCGCGACTCGCGGGCGCCTATCCCTCCGGTACGCTCTGCGAAATCATGCGCGACGACGGCACCATGATGCGCCGCCCCGAACTGCGACAGTTTGCCGACCGGTACGGTCTGAAACTGGTCTCCGTGGCCGATCTCATCCGCTATCGAACGGAACGCGAGCGGTTCGTCGAAGAGCGCGTGCACGTATACTTCCCGACGGCCCACGGCACCTTTACGCTCGTGCACTTTGAAGATGTGTACGCGGGCAAAGACCACCTCGCGATTGTCAAAGGCGAGCTTCCGCTGAAACCGTCAGCGCTCGTGCGCGTGCACTCGGAGTGCCTGACCGGGGATGTGTTCGGGAGCGCGAGATGCGATTGCGGCGCGCAGTTGGTCGCAGCCATGAGCGCCATTGAACGCGAAGGGGCGGGCGCGGTGATCTACCTGCGGCAGGAGGGACGCGGAATCGGACTTGGTCCGAAGCTCTTGGCCTACAAGCTGCAAGATGAAGGCCTGGATACCGTCGAAGCGAATCTCAAACTCGGGTTCAAGGCCGACCTGCGGAGCTACGGCGCCGCATCGCAAATCCTGCGCGCCTTGGGGACAACAACCGTGAGGCTGATGACGAACAACCCGAAAAAGGTCGAAGAATTGGAAGCCCACGGTGTGCGGGTCACGGAACGCGTGCCGCTGGTCGTAAACGCCACGGACATCAATCGTCAGTATTTGCTGACCAAGCGCGATAAGATGGGACATCTGATTCATTTCGATTCTTAG
- a CDS encoding D-alanine--D-alanine ligase yields the protein MKLLVFCGGDSAERIVSLASGDAVAGWLAEAGHCVLKYDPARPGVTHTPSEKLAPPQIGTLPPLPRNTDGFDARTVRGILDLIEHERAEFVFPILHGGWGEDGTLQALLDWVNVPYACSGALASAMAMNKQAGRVAMAAAAVPIAKGFVVGAAEMRETAGVVKRAQREIGLPVIIKPLCSGSAVGVSVVRTEHDVEPALLQIAAQGDVALVETYFSGRELTATVVNGEAYPLIEIRPHEGFYDYANKYTAGRTDYLCPAPVTEPVAAAIRDAAVRAFNAIGCRGVVRVDFLLNERDEFICLEVNTLPGMTGTSLVPKSAAARGESPAELMQKVVRASLRKSAAPA from the coding sequence ATGAAGTTGCTGGTGTTTTGCGGCGGTGACTCGGCGGAACGAATTGTATCTTTGGCTTCCGGCGACGCGGTTGCCGGATGGCTCGCCGAGGCGGGACACTGCGTGCTAAAATATGATCCGGCCCGACCGGGCGTGACGCATACGCCGTCCGAGAAACTTGCGCCGCCGCAGATCGGCACGCTGCCGCCGCTGCCGCGGAATACCGACGGGTTCGATGCACGTACGGTGCGCGGAATTCTCGACCTCATCGAGCACGAACGGGCGGAGTTCGTCTTTCCGATTCTGCACGGCGGCTGGGGAGAAGACGGCACGCTGCAAGCCCTGTTGGATTGGGTGAATGTGCCCTACGCGTGCTCCGGGGCGCTGGCGAGCGCGATGGCGATGAACAAGCAAGCCGGTCGAGTGGCGATGGCCGCGGCAGCAGTGCCCATTGCCAAGGGATTTGTCGTCGGCGCCGCCGAAATGCGCGAGACGGCCGGTGTCGTAAAGCGAGCGCAGCGCGAAATCGGCTTGCCCGTAATCATCAAGCCGCTCTGCAGCGGCTCGGCGGTGGGCGTCTCCGTAGTGCGAACGGAGCACGACGTAGAGCCGGCGTTGCTGCAAATCGCCGCCCAAGGGGATGTCGCGCTGGTCGAAACTTATTTTTCAGGCCGCGAATTGACGGCGACCGTCGTCAACGGGGAAGCATACCCGCTGATCGAGATTCGCCCCCACGAAGGCTTCTACGACTACGCCAACAAGTACACGGCGGGCCGCACGGACTATCTCTGCCCGGCACCCGTCACCGAGCCGGTCGCGGCGGCCATTCGGGATGCCGCCGTGCGGGCCTTCAATGCCATCGGATGCCGCGGGGTCGTGCGCGTCGATTTCCTGCTCAACGAACGCGATGAATTCATCTGTCTTGAAGTCAATACGCTGCCGGGAATGACCGGGACTTCGCTGGTCCCCAAGTCGGCGGCGGCCCGCGGTGAGTCGCCGGCGGAGCTTATGCAGAAGGTCGTGCGGGCGTCACTGCGGAAATCGGCGGCGCCCGCGTGA
- a CDS encoding 2-C-methyl-D-erythritol 4-phosphate cytidylyltransferase produces MKFALLVPAAGSGSRLGSELPKALVDLGGEAMVVRAIRPFLDCEECRKIVVAAPADLIPDVQQVLQPLWATCELSVVAGGATRQDSVGFALDAVGDRDIDAVLIHDAARPLITVETIRRVFDALKHGADAVLPGVEVSDTLKAVAGMPPIVRETIPRKGLYAVQTPQGLRIAVAREAFRRARAEGLQCTDDVALVEQFGLGRVQICEGDSGNFKITTPADLRLARLLVAAR; encoded by the coding sequence TTGAAATTCGCGCTGCTGGTTCCGGCCGCCGGAAGCGGATCTCGCTTGGGCAGCGAACTGCCGAAGGCGCTGGTGGACCTCGGCGGCGAAGCCATGGTCGTGCGGGCGATCCGCCCCTTTCTGGACTGCGAAGAATGCCGAAAGATCGTGGTGGCCGCGCCGGCCGACCTCATCCCGGATGTGCAGCAGGTGTTGCAGCCGCTGTGGGCGACCTGTGAGCTCAGCGTGGTGGCCGGAGGGGCCACGCGACAGGATTCAGTCGGATTCGCCCTCGATGCGGTCGGCGATCGCGACATTGATGCCGTGCTGATTCATGACGCCGCGCGACCCCTGATCACCGTGGAGACCATCCGGCGTGTGTTCGACGCGCTGAAACACGGCGCGGATGCGGTCCTGCCCGGCGTCGAGGTGTCGGATACGCTCAAGGCCGTCGCCGGGATGCCGCCGATCGTGCGCGAAACGATCCCCCGCAAGGGCCTGTACGCGGTACAGACGCCGCAGGGACTCCGCATCGCCGTCGCGCGCGAAGCATTTCGACGGGCTCGCGCCGAGGGCCTTCAGTGTACCGATGACGTCGCGCTGGTCGAACAGTTCGGACTGGGCCGGGTGCAAATTTGCGAAGGCGATTCCGGAAATTTCAAAATCACGACGCCCGCCGACCTGCGGCTGGCGCGCCTGCTGGTCGCCGCGCGGTGA
- the ribD gene encoding bifunctional diaminohydroxyphosphoribosylaminopyrimidine deaminase/5-amino-6-(5-phosphoribosylamino)uracil reductase RibD: protein MTSESGGGSGSTEFRGRESGEADERFMRIALREAARGAGLVSPNPLVGAVAVKDGKLLARAYHVGYGDAHAEVELLGKLSANLARDATVYVNLEPCCHVGKTAPCTEALIRAGVRRVVIGHEDPNPLVSGNGIAALRAAGIQVAVGVMEREARRINAPFLTYITRGRPWLLMKVGQSLDGRIALANGQSRWITGVAARTEVHKLRATLDAVIVGSQTVLDDDPELTVRHVAGRDPLRIVLDSRLRISPGSRVFKQSQPARTWVMTTESSLGERGGSFADTGATLFGCAANPDGRLDLTGAMRTLAQHGITSALVEGGGTLHASLIREGLFDKFIVAIAPLLLGGDGRPAVGDLGLTKLDNAPRFVVGRCRRLGHDIWLEFERDVYGNR from the coding sequence GTGACGTCGGAGAGCGGCGGCGGCAGCGGCAGCACGGAGTTTCGCGGCCGGGAGTCGGGTGAAGCGGACGAACGCTTCATGCGCATCGCGCTGCGCGAAGCCGCACGGGGCGCCGGTCTCGTCAGTCCAAATCCGCTCGTAGGTGCCGTGGCCGTCAAGGACGGAAAGCTCCTGGCGCGGGCGTATCATGTGGGCTATGGAGACGCGCACGCGGAGGTCGAGTTGCTGGGAAAACTTTCCGCGAACTTGGCACGCGATGCGACCGTCTATGTCAACCTTGAACCCTGCTGCCATGTGGGCAAGACGGCGCCCTGCACTGAGGCCTTGATTCGCGCGGGCGTGCGGCGAGTGGTCATCGGCCACGAAGACCCGAATCCACTGGTGTCGGGGAACGGAATTGCCGCCCTGCGCGCGGCGGGAATCCAGGTTGCAGTCGGCGTGATGGAACGGGAGGCGCGCCGCATCAACGCCCCGTTCCTGACCTACATCACGCGCGGCAGGCCGTGGCTGCTCATGAAGGTGGGCCAGTCCCTCGACGGCCGAATCGCGCTGGCCAACGGCCAGTCGCGTTGGATTACCGGCGTCGCGGCGCGGACGGAAGTGCACAAGCTGCGCGCCACACTGGACGCGGTTATCGTGGGATCGCAGACCGTGCTGGACGACGATCCCGAACTCACCGTGCGGCACGTGGCCGGTCGCGATCCGCTCCGTATTGTGCTGGACTCGCGCTTGCGAATCTCGCCCGGGTCGAGAGTCTTTAAGCAGTCCCAGCCCGCGCGCACGTGGGTGATGACAACTGAATCCTCGCTGGGCGAGCGTGGCGGCAGCTTCGCGGATACCGGCGCGACCCTGTTTGGGTGCGCGGCGAATCCCGATGGCCGATTGGACCTGACCGGGGCCATGCGCACGCTGGCGCAACACGGAATCACGTCGGCCCTCGTGGAAGGCGGCGGGACCCTGCATGCCTCGCTCATTCGCGAGGGGCTCTTCGACAAGTTCATCGTGGCCATCGCGCCGCTCCTGCTCGGCGGTGACGGGCGACCGGCGGTGGGAGATTTGGGATTGACCAAGCTGGATAACGCCCCGCGTTTTGTGGTGGGCCGCTGCCGCCGACTGGGGCACGATATATGGTTGGAGTTTGAACGCGATGTTTACGGGAATCGTTGA
- a CDS encoding glutamate--tRNA ligase yields the protein MSEVRTRFAPSPTGYLHVGGLRSALYNYLFAKQQGGVVLLRIEDTDQSREVKGAVENLLAAFHWLGLEFDEGPHVGGACGPYVQSQRLTLYREHVKRLADANHAYPCFCAPATLDEMRAAQGARGEPPMYDRRCKSISPADARRRIERGEAHVWRMAVPGGQIVRVHDLVRGDVEFATDTVDDQVLLKSDGFPTYHLANVVDDHYMRISHVIRGEEWLPSAPKHALLYACFGWERPRFAHLPLLLNPDRSKMSKRGGDVAVEDYRRNGILPAALINFVALLGWHPQDEREIFSVDELVKEFSLERVNKAGAIFDGAKLRWMNAEYIKRESEHDLYAHVAALLTEQIEICGESRVRYAVATLRGGTEVYGDLADRIRATLGPRSADDPESIALLANAEARKLVTEFQRRMSEIPPEIWNDFPALEAAFKAAANDSGQAVGLKGKSLWQTVRAALTGQLHGPELAKLVGIWGRARVMAELENAASATTAVSS from the coding sequence ATGAGCGAGGTCCGCACACGATTCGCGCCGAGTCCGACCGGCTACCTGCACGTCGGCGGCCTGCGCTCCGCGCTGTACAACTATCTCTTCGCAAAACAGCAGGGCGGGGTCGTCCTGCTGCGAATCGAGGATACCGATCAGTCGCGCGAGGTAAAAGGCGCGGTCGAAAATCTGCTCGCGGCCTTCCACTGGCTCGGCTTGGAGTTTGACGAAGGTCCGCATGTGGGCGGCGCTTGCGGACCCTACGTGCAATCACAGCGACTGACGCTCTACCGCGAGCACGTGAAGCGGCTCGCCGACGCCAATCACGCCTATCCCTGCTTCTGCGCTCCGGCGACGCTCGACGAAATGCGCGCGGCGCAAGGCGCGCGCGGCGAACCGCCGATGTATGACCGGCGCTGCAAGTCGATTTCGCCCGCTGACGCCCGGCGACGAATCGAGCGCGGCGAGGCGCATGTCTGGCGAATGGCGGTACCGGGCGGACAAATTGTGCGCGTACATGATCTGGTGCGGGGCGACGTCGAATTCGCCACCGATACGGTCGATGACCAGGTGCTGCTCAAAAGCGACGGCTTTCCGACCTATCACCTCGCCAACGTCGTCGATGACCATTACATGCGAATCAGCCACGTGATTCGCGGCGAAGAATGGCTGCCATCGGCGCCCAAGCACGCGCTGCTCTATGCGTGCTTCGGCTGGGAGCGACCGCGGTTCGCGCACCTCCCGCTGCTGCTGAATCCCGATCGCAGCAAGATGTCCAAACGCGGCGGCGATGTCGCCGTCGAGGATTATCGCCGCAACGGGATCCTGCCGGCGGCATTGATCAATTTCGTGGCGCTCTTGGGCTGGCATCCGCAGGATGAGCGCGAAATCTTCAGCGTGGATGAGCTCGTGAAAGAATTCTCGCTGGAGCGCGTAAACAAGGCGGGCGCGATCTTCGACGGTGCCAAACTGCGGTGGATGAATGCCGAGTATATCAAGCGCGAGTCTGAGCACGACCTGTACGCGCACGTGGCGGCATTGCTGACGGAGCAAATTGAGATTTGTGGTGAGTCACGCGTGCGCTATGCCGTCGCCACCCTGCGCGGCGGGACGGAAGTCTATGGCGATTTGGCCGACCGAATTCGCGCGACACTCGGACCGCGTAGCGCGGACGATCCGGAATCCATCGCCTTGCTCGCCAATGCGGAGGCGCGAAAGCTCGTGACGGAGTTTCAGCGCAGAATGAGCGAAATCCCGCCGGAAATCTGGAACGACTTTCCGGCACTGGAAGCGGCGTTCAAAGCTGCGGCCAACGATAGCGGACAGGCCGTCGGCTTGAAGGGGAAGTCACTCTGGCAAACCGTGCGAGCCGCCTTGACCGGACAGCTGCACGGCCCGGAGCTGGCAAAGCTGGTGGGCATTTGGGGGCGCGCGCGGGTAATGGCCGAGCTCGAAAATGCCGCTTCGGCAACTACGGCGGTGAGTTCATGA
- a CDS encoding 2-C-methyl-D-erythritol 2,4-cyclodiphosphate synthase — protein MRIGIGVDAHRRVSGRKLVLGGVELPAEFGLAAHSDGDVIAHAILDALFGAAALGDKGRFFPPTDPAYHNISSLVLLQECRKTLADYDFEIENIDVSVMCEEPQLAPYVPEMVRQLGLALALDERRISVKGTTLERMGFTGRNEGIAALAVALVKGLE, from the coding sequence TTGCGAATCGGAATCGGCGTTGATGCGCACCGCAGAGTCAGCGGGCGCAAACTCGTGCTCGGCGGCGTCGAGCTGCCGGCCGAGTTCGGGCTCGCGGCGCATTCCGACGGCGACGTCATTGCCCACGCCATCCTCGACGCCCTGTTCGGCGCGGCCGCGCTGGGAGACAAAGGACGGTTCTTCCCGCCGACGGATCCCGCCTATCACAATATCTCATCACTCGTCTTGCTGCAGGAATGCCGGAAGACCCTCGCGGACTATGACTTCGAGATCGAAAACATCGATGTCAGCGTCATGTGCGAAGAGCCACAGCTCGCACCGTACGTGCCGGAGATGGTCCGGCAATTGGGGCTGGCGCTGGCCCTCGACGAACGGCGGATCAGTGTGAAAGGAACCACGCTCGAGCGCATGGGTTTCACCGGTCGAAACGAAGGCATCGCCGCGCTGGCCGTGGCCCTCGTCAAGGGCCTGGAGTAG
- a CDS encoding carbon starvation protein A — MPLLPIVLAAAVIFVLAYRWYGGALVKWLRIRDDEPTPAVALRDDVDFSPIERKFLLSQHFSAIAAAGPIVGPILAGVMFGWLPALLWIIVGSIFIGGVHDLTALVASLRHRARSIAEVVKERMSQRTYLLFLTFVWIALVYIIVAFTDIVGASFVGRQTLENGTVITGGGIATSSLLYLALPIMMGLLLRFSKLSLNWATAIFLPLVGVAIWVGQYIPLELAALLGTTDGDAQRIWNVGLLGYCFVASLVPMWFLLQPRGHLGGYFLYVALAGSAVGLLFGGNTVSYPAFTDWTFMSQRGEAFPLFPLLFITVACGACSGFHSLIASGTTAKQLCKQSDAKLIGYGAMLLEGFVAVVSLSCVMMLSQSAAAALQGKPNFLYAQGMAGFLNTIGIPVSFGIAFGLLAFTTFVYDTLDVCTRLGRYIVQELTGWHGTFGRWFATALTSVTPLFFVTQTLLDAAGNPVPAWRVFWPLFGASNQLLAALSLIGVTVWLHSESRARWVWYVTGLPAVFMYLMSSWALLRFIRAGFSDQYGAWSMTADPVPWVALVLLVLAIFVLVEALRIVIRSTPRAPRAVPA, encoded by the coding sequence ATGCCTCTGCTTCCTATCGTGCTTGCCGCGGCCGTGATTTTCGTGCTGGCGTACCGCTGGTACGGCGGCGCGCTGGTGAAATGGCTGCGGATTCGCGACGACGAACCCACACCCGCCGTCGCGCTGCGCGATGACGTGGACTTCTCGCCCATCGAAAGAAAGTTCCTGCTCAGTCAACACTTCTCGGCGATTGCGGCGGCGGGACCGATTGTCGGGCCGATTCTCGCGGGGGTGATGTTCGGTTGGCTGCCCGCGCTGCTCTGGATCATCGTCGGTTCGATCTTCATCGGCGGCGTGCATGACCTGACCGCGCTGGTGGCCTCGCTGCGGCATCGCGCGCGCTCCATTGCGGAGGTCGTGAAGGAACGCATGTCGCAGCGGACCTATCTGCTCTTTCTCACCTTCGTCTGGATCGCGCTCGTCTATATTATCGTCGCGTTCACGGACATTGTGGGCGCTTCGTTCGTGGGCAGGCAGACGCTGGAGAACGGGACGGTGATCACGGGCGGCGGCATCGCGACCTCCTCCCTGCTCTATCTGGCGCTGCCGATCATGATGGGTCTGCTGCTCCGCTTCAGCAAGCTCAGCTTGAATTGGGCCACGGCGATCTTTCTGCCGCTGGTCGGCGTGGCGATCTGGGTCGGGCAATACATCCCGCTCGAGCTGGCGGCGCTGCTGGGCACGACCGACGGCGACGCGCAGCGCATTTGGAACGTGGGCTTGCTCGGCTACTGTTTTGTCGCGTCGCTTGTGCCGATGTGGTTTCTATTGCAACCGCGCGGCCATCTTGGCGGCTATTTCCTGTACGTCGCACTCGCGGGGAGCGCCGTCGGCCTGCTGTTCGGCGGCAACACGGTGAGCTATCCTGCTTTCACCGATTGGACGTTCATGTCGCAGCGCGGCGAAGCGTTTCCGCTCTTTCCGCTGCTCTTCATCACCGTGGCCTGCGGCGCGTGCTCCGGTTTTCACAGTCTGATCGCCAGCGGCACGACGGCCAAGCAGCTCTGCAAGCAATCCGACGCGAAGCTGATCGGTTATGGCGCGATGCTGCTCGAAGGATTTGTTGCCGTGGTCTCACTCTCGTGCGTAATGATGCTCTCGCAGAGCGCGGCGGCCGCTCTGCAAGGGAAGCCGAACTTCCTCTATGCGCAGGGCATGGCGGGATTCCTGAACACGATCGGCATTCCGGTATCCTTCGGCATTGCGTTTGGTCTGCTCGCGTTCACGACGTTTGTGTACGACACGCTGGATGTATGCACGCGCCTCGGTCGTTACATCGTACAGGAACTGACGGGCTGGCACGGCACGTTCGGCCGCTGGTTCGCTACGGCACTGACATCGGTCACGCCGCTGTTTTTCGTGACGCAGACATTGCTCGACGCCGCGGGCAATCCCGTTCCGGCCTGGCGCGTCTTCTGGCCGCTGTTCGGCGCGAGCAATCAGCTGCTGGCGGCGCTCTCGCTGATCGGCGTCACGGTGTGGCTGCATTCGGAATCCCGCGCCCGGTGGGTGTGGTACGTCACCGGGTTGCCCGCCGTGTTCATGTATCTGATGAGTTCATGGGCGCTGCTGCGGTTCATCCGCGCGGGGTTTTCAGATCAGTACGGCGCGTGGAGCATGACTGCCGATCCGGTGCCGTGGGTGGCGCTCGTGCTGCTGGTGCTGGCGATTTTTGTGCTGGTCGAAGCGCTGCGCATAGTGATTCGCTCCACGCCGCGCGCTCCGCGAGCGGTGCCCGCATAG